The following are from one region of the Thermococcus cleftensis genome:
- the rlmD gene encoding 23S rRNA (uracil(1939)-C(5))-methyltransferase RlmD, with amino-acid sequence MRGVVERLDLEGLGVVRDGRREVHVPFTAPGDVVEVKKWRRKKRTLIATDFEVVEPSPERTEPVCPYFGVCGGCLLQHIPYERQVEFKEEKLSTLLGMDIKVIPSPVIYGHRNRIDVVISTRGIGFRRRGTWWDAVDIEHCPVFGEVSGRILRSLREFIEDSKPSLYEIRRNEGFLRYIVIREGKFTGELMVNLVTSEGSLPERFPEYFDYADSIYWSVNRTQSDVSYGEIERFWKAEFIRERLDDVTYLIHPNSFFQTNSYQAVTLVRKVAELVDGDSVLDLYSGVGTFGVYLAKRGFKVEGIEVNPFAVEMANKNAELNGVEASFMVGEDRDVESLARYDTVIVDPPRAGLHPKLIRKILKDKPPSIVYVSCNPGTLAQNLEVLGEKYAVESAIGIDMFPHTPHVETVVKLKLKV; translated from the coding sequence ATGCGCGGGGTTGTGGAGAGACTGGACTTGGAGGGCCTTGGGGTAGTGAGGGACGGGAGGAGGGAGGTGCACGTTCCATTCACCGCACCCGGGGACGTCGTTGAGGTCAAAAAATGGCGGAGGAAGAAGCGCACCTTGATTGCCACAGATTTTGAGGTGGTTGAACCCTCCCCAGAGCGGACGGAGCCCGTCTGTCCCTATTTCGGCGTCTGCGGCGGCTGTCTCCTTCAGCACATTCCCTACGAAAGGCAGGTGGAGTTCAAGGAGGAGAAACTCTCGACACTCCTTGGCATGGACATCAAGGTCATACCCTCCCCGGTGATTTACGGTCATAGAAACAGGATTGATGTTGTCATTTCGACAAGGGGCATAGGCTTCAGGCGCCGCGGAACCTGGTGGGACGCGGTCGATATCGAGCACTGCCCCGTTTTCGGCGAGGTGAGCGGGAGGATTCTCCGCTCCCTGAGGGAGTTCATAGAAGACTCCAAGCCGAGCCTCTACGAGATACGGCGGAACGAGGGCTTCCTGCGCTACATCGTCATAAGGGAGGGCAAGTTCACGGGCGAGCTGATGGTGAACCTGGTGACGTCGGAGGGTTCCCTGCCGGAGCGCTTTCCAGAGTACTTTGACTACGCGGACTCGATATACTGGAGCGTGAACAGAACCCAGAGCGACGTCTCTTACGGCGAGATAGAGCGCTTTTGGAAGGCCGAGTTTATAAGGGAGAGACTGGACGACGTCACCTACCTGATTCACCCGAACAGCTTCTTCCAGACCAACAGCTATCAGGCCGTGACGTTGGTTAGAAAGGTGGCGGAGCTGGTGGACGGGGATAGCGTTCTCGACCTCTACTCGGGCGTTGGGACGTTCGGCGTTTACCTTGCGAAGAGGGGCTTTAAGGTTGAGGGGATTGAGGTGAACCCCTTCGCGGTGGAGATGGCCAACAAAAACGCGGAGCTGAACGGCGTTGAGGCTAGCTTTATGGTCGGGGAGGACAGGGACGTGGAAAGCCTGGCCAGATACGACACTGTAATAGTCGATCCGCCGCGGGCGGGCCTTCACCCCAAGCTGATTCGGAAAATCTTAAAAGACAAACCTCCAAGCATCGTTTACGTCTCCTGCAACCCCGGAACCCTCGCCCAGAACCTTGAGGTGCTGGGGGAGAAGTACGCGGTCGAGAGCGCCATTGGCATTGACATGTTCCCCCACACGCCCCACGTGGAGACGGTTGTCAAACTTAAACTCAAGGTTTAA
- the lrpA gene encoding HTH-type transcriptional regulator LrpA — translation MLDERDRIIIEMLTKDARTPFTEIAKVLGISETAVRKRVKALEEAGVIKQYTVVVDPSKLGYNLVSLTGVDTLPEKIFDVAEKLKEFDFVREVYLTSGDHMIMAEVWAKDGEDLSDIISNKIGRLDGVTKVCPAIILEKLK, via the coding sequence ATGCTTGACGAAAGGGACAGGATCATAATCGAGATGCTCACCAAGGACGCACGCACCCCGTTCACGGAGATAGCGAAGGTCCTTGGCATAAGCGAGACGGCCGTTAGGAAGCGCGTGAAGGCACTCGAAGAGGCTGGCGTTATAAAGCAGTACACCGTCGTGGTGGACCCCTCAAAGCTCGGCTACAACCTCGTCAGCCTGACCGGTGTTGATACCCTCCCCGAGAAGATCTTCGATGTGGCCGAGAAGCTCAAGGAGTTCGACTTCGTGAGGGAGGTTTACCTCACCAGCGGCGACCACATGATAATGGCCGAGGTCTGGGCCAAGGACGGGGAGGACCTCTCGGACATAATCTCCAACAAGATAGGCCGCCTCGATGGCGTCACCAAGGTCTGCCCCGCGATAATACTCGAGAAGCTCAAGTGA
- the fbp gene encoding fructose-1,6-bisphosphate aldolase/phosphatase, producing MAVGEKITLSVIKADIGGWPGHSRVHPQLVETAEEVLSKAVEEGTIIDFYVATCGDDLQLIMTHRKGVDSPDVHGLAWKAFEEATKVAKELGLYGAGQDLLKDAFSGNVRGMGPGVAEMEITLRKSEPVVTFHMDKTEPGAFNLPIFRMFADPFNTAGLVIDPNMHMGFRFEVWDIKEHKRVILSTPEELYDLLALIGAKSRYVIKRVFPKEGHKIAKDEPVAVVSTEKLFEIAGEYIGKDDPVAIVRAQSGLPALGEVLEPFAFPHLVSGWMRGSHNGPIMPVPMHQANPTRFDGPPRVVALGWQISPEGKLVGPVDLFDDPAFDYARQKALEIAEYIRRHGPFEPHRLPMEDMEYTTLPGVLERLEERFEDIE from the coding sequence ATGGCCGTTGGAGAGAAGATAACCCTAAGCGTCATCAAGGCCGACATCGGCGGCTGGCCCGGACACTCCAGGGTGCACCCTCAGCTCGTCGAGACGGCCGAGGAAGTCCTCTCAAAGGCTGTCGAGGAGGGAACGATAATCGACTTCTACGTCGCCACCTGCGGCGATGACCTCCAGCTAATAATGACCCACAGGAAGGGTGTAGACAGCCCTGATGTCCACGGTCTTGCCTGGAAGGCCTTCGAGGAGGCCACAAAGGTTGCCAAGGAGCTCGGCCTCTACGGTGCCGGCCAGGATCTTCTCAAGGACGCCTTCAGTGGTAACGTCCGCGGAATGGGGCCGGGAGTTGCTGAGATGGAGATAACGCTGAGAAAGAGCGAGCCGGTGGTTACATTCCACATGGACAAGACCGAACCCGGTGCCTTCAACCTCCCGATATTCAGAATGTTCGCGGATCCTTTCAACACCGCCGGCCTAGTCATCGACCCGAACATGCACATGGGCTTCCGCTTCGAGGTCTGGGACATAAAGGAGCACAAGCGCGTTATCCTCAGCACTCCGGAGGAGCTCTACGACCTCCTCGCCCTCATCGGCGCCAAGAGCAGGTACGTCATCAAGCGCGTCTTCCCGAAGGAGGGCCACAAGATAGCCAAGGACGAGCCGGTCGCTGTTGTGAGCACCGAGAAGCTCTTTGAAATAGCCGGTGAGTACATAGGGAAGGACGACCCGGTCGCCATCGTCCGCGCCCAGAGTGGACTTCCAGCTCTCGGCGAGGTTCTCGAGCCATTCGCCTTCCCGCACCTCGTCAGCGGGTGGATGAGGGGTTCCCACAACGGACCGATAATGCCCGTCCCGATGCACCAGGCCAACCCGACGAGGTTCGACGGCCCGCCAAGAGTTGTTGCCCTCGGCTGGCAGATAAGCCCTGAAGGAAAGCTCGTCGGTCCGGTTGATCTGTTCGACGACCCGGCCTTTGACTACGCAAGGCAGAAGGCCCTTGAGATTGCTGAATACATACGCAGACACGGGCCCTTCGAGCCCCACAGGCTCCCGATGGAGGACATGGAGTACACCACCCTTCCGGGCGTCCTGGAGAGACTCGAAGAGCGCTTTGAGGACATAGAGTGA